In Aliamphritea ceti, a single window of DNA contains:
- a CDS encoding VOC family protein has product MSNDTSSIPRHGSINYLEFAARDLELTKAFFSQVFDWEFLDYGPDYCAFKEPGTGSVEGGFYRADAASDANSGAALVVFYSQQLEQTQILVEKAGGVICKPAFEFPGGRRFHFKEPCGNEFAVWSDQ; this is encoded by the coding sequence ATGAGTAATGACACTTCATCGATACCGCGACATGGCAGCATCAATTATCTTGAGTTTGCGGCACGGGATCTTGAGTTAACTAAAGCATTCTTTAGTCAGGTGTTTGATTGGGAGTTTTTAGACTACGGTCCGGATTACTGTGCGTTTAAAGAGCCTGGGACGGGCAGTGTTGAAGGAGGCTTCTATCGTGCTGATGCTGCTTCTGATGCGAACTCAGGGGCTGCGCTGGTGGTATTTTACAGTCAGCAGCTGGAGCAAACTCAAATATTGGTTGAGAAGGCTGGTGGGGTAATATGTAAACCTGCGTTTGAGTTTCCCGGAGGTCGTAGGTTTCATTTTAAAGAGCCTTGTGGCAATGAGTTTGCTGTCTGGTCAGATCAATAA